One genomic window of Myxococcus stipitatus includes the following:
- a CDS encoding KamA family radical SAM protein encodes MDSPALAAAVPLEPRSARPSLSAEGRRRLFPQATDAEWADWRWHQRNAVRGLAQLERYVPLTDDERAGVQETSALFRIGISPYYLSLIDPEHPFCPVRMQSIPVRAEARVRPGELEDPLGEDKTRPEECIVHKYPDRVLFLALDTCSVYCRHCTRRRITQGGVAELSKDQMRRGIEYVRNHPEVRDVLISGGDPFLLSEQRLEELLAPLSEIPHVEMIRIGTRVPVCLPMRVTDALASTLRRHAPVFVVTHFNHPKELTPEAREACERLVDHGVPVENQAVLMRRINSDARIIKELSHQLLRSRVRPYYLHQMDVAEGCEHLRTPIEKGMEIIQQLRGFTTGLAVPHLAVDLPGGGGKVTLQPDYVVERGERETVFRNFKGERYAYPEPEETDCSCPYDETWRARAAEYGYHAKR; translated from the coding sequence ATGGATTCCCCCGCGCTTGCGGCGGCCGTGCCGCTCGAGCCCCGTTCCGCGCGCCCCTCGCTCAGTGCCGAGGGGCGTCGTCGTTTGTTTCCCCAGGCCACCGACGCGGAGTGGGCCGACTGGCGCTGGCATCAGCGCAACGCGGTGCGGGGGCTGGCGCAGCTGGAGCGCTACGTCCCGCTGACCGACGACGAGCGCGCGGGCGTGCAGGAGACGTCCGCGCTGTTCCGTATCGGCATCAGCCCGTACTACCTGTCGCTCATCGACCCCGAGCATCCGTTCTGCCCGGTGCGGATGCAGTCGATCCCCGTGCGCGCGGAGGCGCGCGTGCGGCCCGGTGAGCTGGAGGACCCGCTCGGCGAGGACAAGACGCGGCCAGAGGAGTGCATCGTCCACAAGTATCCGGACCGCGTGTTGTTCCTCGCGCTGGATACGTGCTCCGTCTACTGCCGGCACTGCACGCGGCGGCGCATCACCCAGGGCGGCGTGGCGGAGCTCTCCAAGGACCAGATGCGGCGGGGCATCGAGTACGTGCGCAACCACCCGGAGGTTCGCGACGTGCTCATCTCCGGGGGAGATCCCTTCCTGCTCAGCGAGCAGCGGCTGGAGGAGCTGCTCGCGCCGCTGAGCGAGATTCCCCACGTGGAGATGATCCGCATCGGCACGCGCGTCCCGGTCTGCCTGCCCATGCGCGTCACCGACGCGCTGGCGAGCACGCTGCGCCGGCACGCGCCCGTCTTCGTCGTCACGCACTTCAACCACCCCAAGGAGCTGACGCCGGAGGCCCGCGAGGCCTGTGAGCGGCTGGTGGACCATGGCGTGCCGGTGGAGAACCAGGCCGTGCTGATGCGGCGGATCAACTCCGACGCCCGCATCATCAAGGAGCTGTCCCACCAGCTCCTGCGCAGCCGCGTGCGGCCGTACTACCTGCACCAGATGGACGTGGCCGAGGGCTGCGAGCACCTGCGCACGCCCATCGAGAAGGGCATGGAGATCATCCAGCAGCTCCGTGGCTTCACCACCGGCCTGGCCGTGCCGCACCTCGCGGTGGACCTGCCGGGCGGTGGAGGCAAGGTGACGCTCCAGCCCGACTACGTCGTCGAACGCGGCGAGCGAGAGACGGTGTTCCGCAACTTCAAGGGCGAGCGCTACGCCTACCCGGAGCCGGAGGAGACCGACTGCTCGTGTCCGTATGACGAGACGTGGCGCGCACGGGCCGCCGAGTACGGCTACCACGCGAAGCGCTGA
- a CDS encoding KamA family radical SAM protein, which translates to MQTTPIRGKAEAGPAQQPFTYPLRREFVEPDWRRIPAYKDVTPAEWESSVWQRKNTVKNMKELRATLGHLLPDDLAESMERDQRERATMSILVPPQMLNTMDFADLWKDPVRRYMLPAFADRLTDWPNHPKASRDSLHEQDMWVVEGLTHRYPTKVLAEMLPTCPQYCGHCTRMDLVGNDVPQVSKHKFAIGPKERYEQMLEYLRRTPTVRDVVVSGGDIANLPIQQLEPFVSSLMDIPNIRDIRLASKGLMAIPQHFLQDSVLAGLDRLAKKAVERGVDLALHTHVNNAAQLTPLVGKAVRKLLDMGFRDVRNQGVLLRGVNDTPQQLLDLCFTLLDHAKILPYYFYMCDMIPNSEHWRVSVAQAQHLQHDIMGYMPGFATPRIVCDVPFVGKRWVHQVAEYDRERGISYWTKNYRTGIEANDPEALNRRYEYFDPIDTLPESGKAWWREQTKAA; encoded by the coding sequence ATGCAAACGACGCCCATCCGGGGCAAGGCAGAGGCCGGCCCCGCGCAACAGCCGTTTACCTACCCGCTCCGCCGTGAGTTCGTCGAACCTGACTGGCGGCGCATCCCCGCCTACAAGGACGTCACCCCGGCCGAGTGGGAGAGCTCCGTCTGGCAGCGGAAGAACACCGTCAAGAACATGAAGGAGCTCCGGGCGACGCTCGGACACCTGCTGCCGGACGACCTCGCGGAGAGCATGGAGCGCGATCAGCGCGAGCGCGCGACGATGTCCATCCTCGTCCCGCCGCAGATGCTCAACACGATGGATTTCGCGGATCTGTGGAAGGACCCGGTGCGGCGCTACATGCTGCCCGCCTTCGCGGACCGACTCACGGACTGGCCCAACCACCCGAAGGCCAGCCGCGACAGCCTCCACGAGCAGGACATGTGGGTCGTCGAGGGGCTCACGCACCGCTATCCCACGAAGGTCCTCGCGGAGATGCTCCCCACGTGTCCCCAGTACTGTGGGCACTGTACCCGCATGGACCTGGTGGGGAATGACGTCCCCCAGGTGAGCAAACATAAATTCGCCATCGGACCGAAGGAGCGGTACGAGCAGATGCTCGAGTACCTGCGCCGCACGCCCACCGTGCGTGACGTCGTGGTGTCCGGTGGAGATATCGCCAACCTTCCCATCCAGCAGCTCGAGCCGTTCGTCAGCTCGCTGATGGACATCCCGAACATCCGGGACATCCGCCTGGCCAGCAAGGGACTGATGGCCATTCCGCAGCACTTCCTCCAGGACTCCGTGCTCGCGGGCCTGGACCGCCTGGCGAAGAAGGCCGTGGAGCGGGGCGTGGACCTGGCGCTGCACACGCACGTGAACAACGCGGCGCAGCTCACCCCGCTGGTGGGCAAGGCCGTGCGCAAGCTGCTCGACATGGGCTTCCGCGACGTGCGCAACCAGGGCGTGCTGCTGCGCGGCGTCAACGATACGCCCCAGCAGCTGCTCGACCTGTGCTTCACGCTGCTCGACCACGCGAAGATCCTGCCGTACTACTTCTACATGTGCGACATGATCCCCAACAGCGAGCACTGGCGGGTGTCGGTCGCGCAGGCGCAGCACCTGCAGCACGACATCATGGGCTACATGCCCGGCTTCGCGACGCCGCGCATCGTCTGCGACGTGCCCTTCGTCGGGAAGCGGTGGGTGCACCAGGTGGCGGAGTACGACCGCGAGCGGGGCATCTCCTATTGGACCAAGAACTACCGCACGGGCATCGAGGCGAATGACCCCGAGGCGCTCAACCGGCGGTACGAGTACTTCGACCCCATCGACACCTTGCCCGAGTCCGGCAAGGCGTGGTGGCGGGAGCAGACCAAGGCGGCGTGA
- a CDS encoding serine/threonine protein kinase, translating into MKKPTLFGKYLLLERINVGGMAEVFIAKAFGVEGFERILAIKKILPTMAEDEEFITMFIDEARISVQLNHANIVHIHELGKHDDTYFIAMEYVAGRDVRTILERYRRRKEIMPTAQAVFIASKLCDGLDYAHRKKDARGQDLHIIHRDVSPQNVLISYEGEVKVIDFGIAKAANRSQKTQAGILKGKFGYMSPEQVRGMPIDRRSDIFAVGVLLYEMLTGEKLFVGESDFSTLEKVRNADVPLPREFNPNIPPGLERVVLKALAREPEERYQWGSDLAEDLMRFLLAGDAIYSAKHLSSYMKEAFAEDMLREAEKMERYAGIERPDQIETSGVTAIPRGTGSPKRAPPPAVVVTGSAAGRSPTAPGYIPPPTAEEMEEMDGVSSSDKTQIVDSTQTFSSPETRVAESSVLVDDSITGRSENPIRGSGTAAAFPSPGSRDGDHSGRRGKSGPKAQVVISTDEEAEPYAGATMIGPAPTAPPGRSRLDEPPEETTGNLTIPAPGRVNRAQGRNTAPRVEEEPATFDAPMDEAYPTHEEYPPEDDGGAYADESQEVTGSQTPAPAPKKAPKKAAAPVPKKSTRVAVKGGDPLAKLKALPKPALFGIATLVAVVFVVGLVVALSPSGGKVTFRVSPTEGAEVVVNGKAVQPNMMLSLPAGQYEVVASAPGHKSEKKFINVTEDGEPLGVPFNLTPVAAPPPAEPERPAPPPQEPQTVIVDSGSTTPRPETTPPPATAEGTTPPPQQGETAQPQDTRTAEAPKPPAEPAPQTPPTPKTVVAVFDGEDGAEITVNGKRVGKTPDARLADAEIGKTYQFTAKLAGYKQYSGKFVAKGEGEEQTVAFAMVKEEPEAAPVAETPRPPKPSTTTQTKPAAPPAPKSKATGMLACSTKPAGAEIIVDGKKTGRQTPVTLGSPLVLPVGKRKISFKLGNKTTKPVVVSISENKMEKLVNIAIE; encoded by the coding sequence ATGAAGAAGCCGACCCTTTTTGGGAAGTACCTGCTCCTCGAGCGCATCAACGTCGGCGGCATGGCCGAGGTGTTCATCGCGAAGGCCTTCGGCGTCGAGGGCTTCGAGCGCATCCTCGCCATCAAGAAGATCCTCCCCACGATGGCGGAGGATGAAGAGTTCATCACGATGTTCATCGACGAAGCGCGGATCAGCGTCCAGCTGAACCACGCCAACATCGTGCACATCCACGAACTCGGTAAGCACGACGACACCTACTTCATCGCCATGGAGTACGTGGCCGGGCGCGATGTCCGGACCATCCTGGAGCGCTACCGTCGCCGCAAGGAGATCATGCCCACGGCGCAGGCGGTCTTCATCGCCTCCAAGCTGTGTGACGGTCTGGACTACGCGCACCGCAAGAAGGACGCCCGCGGGCAGGACCTGCACATCATCCACCGCGACGTGTCGCCCCAGAACGTCCTCATCTCCTACGAGGGTGAGGTCAAGGTCATCGACTTCGGCATCGCCAAGGCCGCCAACCGCTCGCAGAAGACGCAGGCCGGCATCCTCAAGGGCAAGTTCGGCTACATGAGCCCGGAGCAGGTCCGGGGCATGCCCATCGATCGCCGCAGCGACATCTTCGCCGTCGGCGTGCTGCTCTACGAGATGCTCACCGGCGAGAAGCTCTTCGTCGGCGAGTCCGACTTCTCCACGCTGGAGAAGGTGCGCAACGCGGACGTCCCGCTGCCTCGCGAGTTCAATCCGAACATCCCGCCCGGCCTGGAGAGGGTCGTCCTCAAGGCGCTCGCGCGCGAGCCGGAGGAGCGCTACCAGTGGGGCTCCGACCTGGCGGAAGACCTGATGCGCTTCCTGCTGGCCGGGGATGCCATCTATTCGGCCAAGCACCTCTCCTCGTACATGAAGGAGGCGTTCGCCGAGGACATGCTCCGCGAGGCGGAGAAGATGGAGCGCTACGCGGGGATCGAGCGCCCGGATCAGATCGAAACCTCGGGCGTCACCGCCATTCCTCGCGGCACTGGCTCGCCGAAGCGCGCGCCGCCTCCCGCCGTCGTCGTCACCGGTTCGGCCGCGGGGCGCTCGCCCACGGCCCCGGGCTACATCCCTCCGCCCACGGCCGAGGAGATGGAGGAGATGGACGGGGTCTCCTCGTCCGACAAGACGCAGATCGTCGATTCGACGCAGACCTTCAGCTCGCCCGAGACGCGGGTCGCGGAGAGCAGCGTCCTGGTGGATGACAGCATCACCGGCCGCTCCGAGAACCCGATCCGGGGGAGCGGCACCGCCGCGGCGTTCCCCTCTCCGGGCTCTCGGGATGGCGACCACTCGGGTCGTCGGGGCAAGAGCGGCCCGAAGGCGCAGGTGGTCATCTCCACCGACGAGGAGGCCGAGCCCTATGCCGGGGCGACGATGATCGGCCCCGCGCCCACCGCGCCTCCCGGCCGCTCGCGTCTGGACGAGCCCCCCGAGGAGACCACGGGCAACCTCACCATCCCCGCGCCTGGCCGCGTCAACCGCGCCCAGGGGCGCAACACCGCTCCCCGCGTGGAGGAGGAGCCCGCGACCTTCGACGCCCCGATGGACGAGGCGTACCCCACGCACGAGGAATACCCGCCCGAGGACGACGGCGGAGCGTACGCGGACGAGTCGCAGGAGGTCACCGGCTCCCAGACGCCCGCGCCGGCTCCGAAGAAGGCCCCCAAGAAGGCCGCCGCGCCGGTGCCCAAGAAGTCGACCCGGGTCGCCGTGAAGGGGGGAGATCCGCTCGCGAAGCTCAAGGCCCTCCCCAAGCCGGCCCTGTTCGGAATCGCCACTCTCGTGGCGGTGGTGTTCGTGGTGGGGCTCGTCGTGGCCCTGAGCCCGTCTGGCGGCAAGGTCACCTTCCGGGTCTCTCCGACCGAGGGCGCCGAGGTCGTGGTGAACGGCAAGGCCGTCCAGCCCAACATGATGCTGTCGCTGCCCGCCGGCCAGTACGAGGTCGTCGCGAGCGCGCCCGGACACAAGTCCGAGAAGAAGTTCATCAACGTCACCGAAGACGGTGAGCCGCTCGGCGTGCCCTTCAACCTCACTCCCGTCGCCGCGCCGCCTCCCGCGGAGCCGGAGCGCCCCGCCCCGCCCCCGCAGGAGCCGCAGACGGTGATCGTGGACTCGGGGTCGACCACGCCTCGTCCCGAGACGACGCCTCCTCCGGCCACCGCGGAAGGCACGACCCCGCCGCCCCAGCAGGGGGAGACAGCGCAGCCCCAGGACACGCGAACCGCCGAGGCCCCGAAGCCTCCGGCCGAGCCGGCGCCCCAGACGCCTCCCACTCCCAAGACGGTCGTCGCCGTCTTCGATGGAGAGGATGGCGCGGAGATCACCGTCAACGGCAAGCGCGTGGGCAAGACGCCGGATGCGCGCCTCGCGGACGCCGAGATCGGCAAGACCTATCAGTTCACCGCGAAGCTGGCGGGCTACAAGCAGTACTCGGGCAAGTTCGTCGCGAAGGGGGAGGGCGAGGAGCAGACCGTCGCCTTCGCCATGGTGAAGGAGGAGCCGGAGGCCGCTCCCGTCGCGGAGACGCCGCGTCCCCCGAAGCCGTCGACCACCACCCAGACCAAGCCGGCGGCGCCTCCCGCGCCCAAGTCGAAGGCCACGGGCATGCTGGCGTGCAGCACGAAGCCCGCAGGCGCGGAGATCATCGTCGACGGCAAGAAGACCGGGCGTCAGACCCCGGTCACGCTCGGGAGCCCGCTGGTGCTGCCTGTGGGCAAACGGAAGATCTCCTTCAAGCTGGGCAACAAGACGACCAAGCCCGTTGTCGTCTCCATCTCAGAAAACAAGATGGAGAAGCTCGTCAACATCGCCATCGAGTGA